The genomic segment TGAAGAAAAGTTCGCGGAAGGAGAGTGTGCGAAAGTGTGGCGTAAAAGTGATGTGCCGTTTCGTTGATCTTGGCAATTACGAAGTCGTGGCAAGGGTGGCAAGTTTTGTTTGGTAAAACATCCATGTAAGAGATTCGAGCATTGATAATGATATCATTATCAACGTATTATTTCTTgcttgagagagagaaataaaaaattaatcaaactttatatacattattatagaaaagttGGAAGATAAATAAAGGATCGAGGATAATTGTTGgcgggaaattttaattaataacgttAACAAACGACATTCTTCCGATACTTCCGACCATGTTTTCCCACTTCATTACCGCGCTCTCGTTATCCGCTCGtgataatcgattaaattatcctgaaaaaaaagaaaaaaaagaagaagaagaaaaaaaaagaaacgttgcTTAATTACCCGTTCAGAACTTCCTCTCACAATTCCTTTCGCATGCCTCTCTCGACCATCCTTCTCCCCCTGCTCCTTTTCCAACGATGTAACGAGCATTCGTTGAACAACATCTTTCTGGCATGTGTGCAGgaatcaagaaagaaagaagtgaaagaaagaagttttGTTACGGGAAAAAGTTTTCCGgcgaaagtaaaatttaaagcgTGGCAAGGCAATCTCCTCCGTTGAAGGTTTTTCTCCCCgttgaagaaagaaggaacCGTTTCCTTTGTAACCGTATTAAACGTTACACAAATGTTTctgacatttttttaatctagaaCGCAGATTGGATTGGAATCCAGCAAGATCCTTCCCCTTTGAAAAATCTTGTTCGCGACGCGAAtgcaaataatctttttttttttcgacgaacAACGtctaaagaattataaaattataaaaatctgtgCTGGTAAATTGTGgcgaataattttgataatcgaagaataataatcgttattagatatcgttattgaaacttattgaaaaattttagaggAGAGTTTAGTTATTCCTTCTCTTAAGACCGATCGATCATTTATCTTTACATTACTATTTAACGAACACTCGcttgaagataaaaaagaaaaatggattgAGCATACGAGCTTTCTTCCATGGCGGTAAACGGCAATCTTGCCGTGCGTcgatttgcattttttaatagtttgacACTCGCACAATTTCTCTTCGAGTTTTAATAggcaaatgataataaaaaacgatCGAAAGAGTCACTTTCGCTTCTTCGTAAAGGAGAATTcgcttcgatcgaattttgtctctattttttatttttccttttccaaatCAGGAACAAAAGAGATCGTGGGCGTTGTTGAACTTTAAACATCGAACGAATAAAACATTGATTTCTTCGTTGTTCCGTTTAAGTATGGGGAAGTGTGTAATTTATTCCATCCAAGATGGCGTGCATCGCGTGCATCCcattagagagagagattaagtGCCGCTTAATAATAGCCGTCCAAGCTTTCTGATAAATAgtcaaataaatcaaacagTTAAAGAAGAGTTAAAAGACCGATCGGATCGCTTTCGTTTTCGTGATTAATCTCgtttaaaactaaattaagTGAAATAAGAGGAGCGTAAATTGTAAGCACTAGATTTGGCGTAAACGTTGTCCCTGCGCCGTGCGACGGGATAACGGAAATTTGAACAGTAACTGGAAACAGTATACTCTCGGAAATTTAACCGAAACTGAGACCGAAACTTTCCACGATGAAAATGATAGCTCATCAGTACCCTTGTTTCTCATCAAGAGATATTGTaatacatattcatattcgTGTTTACATTGAATTTGTGCCGTGACAGATACATTTAAGTTAGAGATCCATCCTTGTCTCTAGaacattttcgattaatttatatttcgcgaTCGAAAATAGGGAAGATAGAAgttagaaacattttttctctcctcttcatcGTACATCTCTTACactataaattgaaaacacgAATTAAGAatatctctttcctttcttttttttttttccattcgccACATTTCTTCTTCACGATTAATTCGATTGTTGAAAGTATTCTTCGAACTTACCCTCTCACTTTTGGATAGAAGGTAGAATGTAGATCGGAGAGAAAGATAagcatacttttttttttctcgacacGTATCTCTTCTTtgccataaaaaaaaatcacaatttttacATTGGAGCAACGATCGGCGTATCAgatcgattcttctttttcttcttttttttttttttttctctcttttcatcgACAGTCCTTTCACACGGCGAACGCGTTTGGACTTTCATTTCGTCGACCCGAAAACTTTGATCCGCTTTGAGCCTCTTTACGCCGGTACACCTTCACTTCCGCTTTATATCATAGATTCGCAGAACGGAAACGAGCATGACCGATCGATCAGGCGAACaaatcgaagaaatcgaaTCGGCCTTCATCAGGCATCTCGACCAACCTTGCCAGATTCCAACCATGCGTGGAACGACGTGTGATAATTTATGCGCGGCGAGGTTCATCGATTCGATCCTTTCGAACCGTTTTCTAAATACGGCCATCCCGTTCCTCTCGAATTCCTCGTCGAATCCAGACGGAAATATCCCCAGACTGACGATTTTTGTTCGCCGCATTTCGTTTCCGGTGAATTTGCGGTTGCATCCGAAGTCACGTTTGATCTTCCGCTTTACCGACCATTGCACCCACCGCAAATAGTCGAAAAAGATTCTTCCACGCGGTGTGCTTCGTTTTCTGATTTCCAattctgattattatttaaaatagtacGATTTTCCTTTagattcgttccttttttttttaatttttttttctagactCGTTCACAAGCATAACTTCTTCTCcaagttattaaattgttgttattattcttattaagaaGAGAGAACATTTTAGGAACATCGATTTTCCTTTAGattcgttacttttttttaattttttctaagacTCGCTCACAAGCATAACCTCTTCTCcaagttattaaattgttgttattatttttattaaaaagagagaacatTTTAAGAATGTCGCATTAATCAATGAATCGAGGAGGAATATCTTCCTCGAGTCTCTCTTCTGATTTCCAattctgattattatttaaaatagtaacGAATAACGATTTTCCTTtagattcgtttcttttttttttattttttctgagACTCGCTCACAAGCATAATTTCTTCTGCAAGttaaattgttgttattattcttattaaaaagagagaacatTTTAAGAACATCGCATTAATCAATGAATCGACGAGGAATATCTTCCGAGTCTCTCTTCTGATTTCCAattctgattattatttaaaatagtacGATTTTCCTTTACATTcgttcaaatctttttttttaaattagtttttttctgATATTCGCTCACAAGCATAATCTCCAAGttaaattgttgttattattcttattaagaaGAGAGAACATTTTAAGAATGTCGCATTAATATCTTTCGAGTCTCTCTTCTGATTTCCAattctgattattatttaaaatacgatttttctttaagttcgttctttttttttttattttttctgagACTAGCTCACAAGCATAATCTCTTCTCcaagttattaaattgttgttattattcttattaagaaGAGAGAACATTTTAGGAACGTCGATTTTCCTTTagattcgttccttttttttttattatttttcttttttgagacTTGTTTACAAGTATAATCTCTTctccaaattattaaattgttgttgttattattcttattaagaagaaagaacattttaagaaaatgaatcGCATCAATCAATGAATCGACGAAGAATATCTTCCGATTTCCattctgattattatttaaaatagtacGATTTTCCTTTACATTcgttcaaatctttttttttaaattagtttttttctgATATTCGCTCACAAGCATAATCTCCAAGttaaattgttgttattattcttattaagaaGAGAGAACATTTTAAGAATGTCGCATTAATATCTTTCGAATCTCTCttctgattattatttaaagtacgATTTTCCTTTAGATTCgtcccttttttttataatgtcttctccaagttattaaattgttgttgttattattcttattaagaaGAGAGAACATTTTAGACAATGTCGCATCAATGAATCGAGGAATATCTTCCGAGTCTCGAAAAAAACGATCCGATACATCGAATGTGATCCATCGAAAAGAAAGTATTACCCGAGCGAGATAACTTACACTTCCCACTCGGCCCCGTAAATACACGTAATTTCGTCTTCCGGTTAACTCCGGTGGACGGAGAGCGGTCAATGGAAAATGAAACCTTTCCCATATTCATGGTACGCGCGCTAGGTGTAGTAGAGTTTGGATCGATGGTGGCACCGGTGTGCCGATATATCCTGGAAAGGGTCGGGACTCTAGCTGGACGGAATCGAGTGAAAGGTGGTGGAATCGATGTTACTATATAAGCTCGGGATATTCTATTCCGGAGTAGACACTCAAGACGTTTTGTGCTTAAAACACAATATATCCACCCTTCGTTGGAATACGACCAACCGACTATGAATCATATCGTAAGATTTATGTGACGACgttcttttcttaaatctgTATAAACGATGCTCCTCTGAACTCGACACGATGAGAATTAACTTCGAGAAAATTCGTTTACGCGAGATTTGaatgaattgaagaaaaaaaaaaaaagaatagcagagagaaaaaagaattataatgttCGCAGATCGCCTTCCTCGCCCTCGCCCTGGCGTCCGGAATCGTTTCTGCTGGATACATCGACGAGGATCACGGAAGCTCCACCTACGAGGAGAAAACTAAACCTGTGGAAATtcctatatacaaaaaatacggTAAATATTGGGAAACAAAAAGGGGAGAGGTATTGACATTTAAAAAGAGTTAAACGACTGTCGTGCGATATTACAGCGATCCCGATTCCTCATCCCGTGCCGGTCGAGATCCCGCAGAAGATCGAAATTCCTATTCCCCAACCTCAAAAGGTCCCCGTCGAAATTCCTCACCCTTACCCAGTCGAGGTCGTGAAGCACGTCGAGGTGCCGATCGAGAAGCCGGAACCTGTTATCGTTGAGAAGCACGTgagtaagaaagaaaaagggattaaagagagagaagaaaattaataactaaatcGTGTATCGTTGTAACGTGTAATTTCGTCGATTTTTCCCAGGTACCTTTTGTGGTGGAGAAGCCGTATCCAGTTTAcgtcgaaaagaaatttcccATTCCGGTCGCCAAGCCGTATCCAGTTCACGTGCCAGTTTATAAGCACGTATTCCATTACACTTCAAAAGGCAAAGGATGGCACTAAGGTGATCCTCCTATTACCCGCCCGGGGATTGTTTCTTCCACGGAGTGATCGTTTTACAAGAGAGTTTCTTTCCACCTGAAATCCAAACTTGCttaatttcaacgaaaatCCATTCGTCGTTTctcgatcgttttttttcttttctttttttttcttctttcgtaaagagagaatctcgaaaaatcgaagaagagagaagaaaaaatgcgaacgtgttatatttataagttatttacAGATACTATTTTGTTACTACTTTTATACACTTGTTAagtttttcctctccctttttgTTTCTTCACCGAAATGTACACTTGTTAATAAatcgtattgaaaaaaaaaaaaagaaaaaggaaaaaagaaaaagtgaacACAATTGCCACACTTTGTCCcttgatcgaataataatcgaaccAGTTTGCTGTTGAAAAGTGCAGCGACGGACGAAATACCGGAAGAACGATCTACCGTTCTCTTCCTGTTGTTCCACACGCAAGAAGGAAACGCGTAAGATTCGTTCCTTCTCGTCATCCGGTGTTACGAATCTACTAGAAACGCTCTCAGGAATCCTGGCGCGATCTTGATTCGCCCATAATGAGCCCGACAACAGGCGCGTTCCTACAACTCGCGCCGTGGCAAAACCACTTTTACTCCGAGATATACTTTCACTGTTCCGCTAGCCGAGAGTATCGTGTACAATTCTAATCTTTCAAGCGACCTCTCTCTCCCATGACCACACCCCCTCGTGGGTCTACGCCCTCGTCTCCCGtctttgttaaaaaagaaaaaaaaaataaaaatgaacatcTCCGGCATTCCATTCTTGAATCGAGTGATTTTCTTGTTTctctttggaaaaatatatacgttggaaggagaggaaaagttTCTGTTCCATTCGAAAGTTCCAAGTTTTGTTGCAACGAGATGATCGATGCGCGATTTGAAGGATTGTGTATGTTATACGATCGGTGCGCCATCTAGATCGAGTtcgtgtatattataaatcgtatCTATAATTCAAAGCCTTTATCAACGCTATTGTAACGCATGAACGGAAATAAAAGTCggataaaaatgatttgtatTTATTGGAACGTACACGTTTTCTGTTATTATGTTCGTTAAGaggttatatatataggggATCAGGgaaatttcgttttctttaaaattcgcACAATGCGTgcagataattgaaaaagaagaaaaaagaaatgaaaagtatCCTCCCACGCAATACACATTCTTCGtatagaaattgtaattaaaggCTAATTCTTCGTTGGATCGCGTGTTGGATATCGATCTCACGGCGGCCGACATTAATTgacaaattgttaaatatgcGAATTAGACCACGACAGAGCCGTGTTGTGATCTCGATTGACTACCAGCTCGATTCTCGATTGTCTACTAGAAAGGTAGTCACGCTTGGGCATAATTAAAACTCTATTTACTTCTCTATCCTTGTAACTAactgatagaaataaaattaaacgcgTCTAATTACTCAATATCCCCGAGAAAATCGAGGAAGAAATAAGATACTTCCTATCTCACCATTgaccatttattttttgttcgcgaataataataattccattctTGCCGTAAATGGTGAAAATCGAAAGTGGTTCGGTATTCGGTGGAAAACTACTCGCggtataatatcataaatttcttaGACACATCTTTCGTGTCACTGCCTGATAAATGAATGAACGAAATCCAACTCGATCGACCAAATTTTCAGATcagataattaaagaaaatgatatgcGAAAATGCATTGTTCGATTCGAGAAAGTAGCTTGTTTACCGTGtaataaggaagaaaaaaaaaagaaagaaagaaagaaaagaaaaagaaaaagaaagaaaaaattgaataacttGGGAGGAAGAAATGGTCGGAGACTCGATCATAGGCAGATGTAGTATATCTTCGCAGACAATCGTGAAGCGATCCTGTACGTGTGGAAATGACTACAACGAGTAATGAAGAGAAGGGAGAAAGTGACGTTGGTATATAAGCACTTGGCCGTGACTTTGAAAGCATCAAAGTGATCGTGGCGAGTTAACACTGCGAGTTGTTGCACGCTCAGAATTTCAGTTTTAGCGTGGATAAAGGTGCGGGGACCATGAGAGCTATTATAGTAAGTTTCGATCGCCGATTTCTCGCTTTCCATTTTTCCACAtcgatgttaaaaaaaaaaaaaaaaaaaagaaagaattatcacGATccccttaaaaattaatcgagatcGGATCATATCGTCGATAATTTTTCCCCAACTCACGACTTATGGatcattattatcgaattaacgAGTGATATCGtcgattatatcattatagatATTCGCCGGGCTAATTACATTGGTATACGCTTCTTACGAAGAGGATCATGGCAGCTCGACATACCACGAAATCTCCAAGCCCGTGGAAATTCCAGTTTACAAAAAATACGCCATACCTATTCCACATCCAGTTCCAGTCCCCATTCCTCAGCAAATTAAGGTACCCATTCCACAACCGTATCAAGTCGAGGTGCCAGTACCTCATCCAGTGCCGATAGAAGTCGTGAAACACGTCGAAATACCAGTGGAGAAGCCTGAGCCTTATGTGGTGGAGAAGAAGGTACGGTCGAAACGGAAtggaatttttccattttaaatttttaacgttgttaaatattaataaaaaaagaaaaggaaaaaaaattattgaatatccgtttgaaaaaacaaatcaCGCGATAACAAATctcttctttctaaaaaatttttgatttttacctATTTCAAGaatgcgaaaaagaaaaatgaaaattacggGTAAACGATAAATGAACCGGTAAACGTTGGATAATATTGAAacggaaattgaattatttgataacACGACGAAATTCGATAATATCGAGGGAcgatagatataatttaatcccCGTATATAATTTAGCGTTAAATTACTCTCACTTTGATGCTCTGGTGTGTATAAATACTACGATTTAAACGATAATTGACATCGATGTCGCACAGGTGCCGTACGTTGTCGAGAAGCCATATCCGGTGACGGTGGAAAAGCACTTTCCTGTGCCCATCCCGAAACCGTATCCAGTTCACGTACCTGTCTACAAACACGTGTTCCATCACCAAAGCAAAGGAGGCTGGAAGCACTGATTTTTGTATCCATTTCTTCCAAAGCAATCGAACTACTAGCCAAATATAACCGAAGACAGAAACATTCCAGTTTCTCGGCATTATGACACTTGTATATAGACCGTTGTTGTTATATAGTCAATCTATTGTTACGTTGTTtacgaaataaattgtttttgtttatatatatacataatgtatATTGTTCCCTTATCTTTGATTTATCATCATGAAGGAATGAGCAATGTCCATCTTTTTCCTCTCATATCTCTTAATCAACTCgacgaaaatgtaaaaatttagattccgATGAAATAATTCAGAACTATATCCTTCTTCATTAATTGTTCTCCATCAATTAACACGCGATACTAAACTGTTAAATCACATCAATTTTCCATCTAAAATACCAAAGAAGAAGTATTTTCTACCAAAATTTTTTCTGACAAGGAGAAAGTGAAAATTGGCCATAAAGATTTCTATTCCCGTTCccactttttataaaaatccctTTCGATGATATTCATTAACGATCCACCAGATCGTCGATCTATCGAACCAGACAGTTGTACGCGTAACACCAGATAGGTCTTAATAGCGGATAAATCGTGGCATGATTCAGTGGCGATCGGATGGAAAATCGGTAAGAGAGACACGTATAAATtggtttaagaaaataattccaaccgtttttcctttttcttcgttcattttttccccctcgaaTTTCCCGTAGGCGACACCCGGGGCGATCCAATCACCGTCGCCTCCTTCGGTTTTGTTCGTACGGAGGCCGGCCAATGGAGCCGATACGACACCGGTGGCGGTGTGTGTAAATGACGAACGTGCGTGTCCAACTACGACGACATAACAGGGCTGCCCGCCCGAGGTGCACAATTTATTCAGGAAATACCAACCGCTTGCATCATAGGCTCGACCGACGACCGCTTTTTACTCCGCTTAAGGGTATCGCATTGGACTCGGGCGGGCAAGAAACGTGCCCTGTTTAAGTGGTAGCAAAAGTTTATAAGACCGAGGGACACGCACGACGCGCTTTTAGTTTCGCCCGGGACATTAGAACCGACGTTCTAACGTGCAACAATCCGTCCAACAGAGGATCCGAAATCATGTTCAGATTACTGGTGAGTTCGAGGACGAATCGAAAATTacgggaagggaggaggatgattgattttctctttcgaatcgtttcgtggggaaatttttaaaaattcggaGAATCAAATAGTTCTATtcaaagttttcaaaatatataatgtaatataattcttgaaattctcctcctgaagagaaagagaaatctcTATATTGGATtcctaattttcttttcgaatcttcatcgatcgatttttattaatttcatatcacACTTACCTTCGAAGCCTTCTTCGtccttaaaaattctaaattctcaCGTATTTGTCTCTCTAGATCCCGTGCCTGATATGGCTGTCGAGCGTTCGCTCGGAGACGGGCGTGAGCATGCACATGGCGGAGGGCATGATGGAGGACAAAGCGGCGATGAAAAGGGAGTCGTACTACAACCCCTGCCCTCCGACATACGCTCACCCGATCTCGTACTCACCGCCACCGCAAATTTACGTGAAACCGTACGTGCAGCAGGCCCCGTTACAGTACATCCCGAAGCCGAGCATCACCTACGTGAAACCG from the Apis mellifera strain DH4 linkage group LG9, Amel_HAv3.1, whole genome shotgun sequence genome contains:
- the LOC726001 gene encoding mantle protein-like, encoding MRAIIIFAGLITLVYASYEEDHGSSTYHEISKPVEIPVYKKYAIPIPHPVPVPIPQQIKVPIPQPYQVEVPVPHPVPIEVVKHVEIPVEKPEPYVVEKKVPYVVEKPYPVTVEKHFPVPIPKPYPVHVPVYKHVFHHQSKGGWKH
- the LOC102654246 gene encoding MAGE-like protein 2, yielding MNHIIAFLALALASGIVSAGYIDEDHGSSTYEEKTKPVEIPIYKKYAIPIPHPVPVEIPQKIEIPIPQPQKVPVEIPHPYPVEVVKHVEVPIEKPEPVIVEKHVPFVVEKPYPVYVEKKFPIPVAKPYPVHVPVYKHVFHYTSKGKGWH